The genomic segment GTTCCGCTGCCTGAGTCATGGGGCTATAAAGAAAAGAGCTCCCCAATACTACCGGCATCACTTTTTTCCATTGTTTTCTCATGATGTTATAATTCTCCATATTGATACTTTTCTATCCTCTCTATTCGGCACATCATTCATCACCAAACGAGTTGCAACTTTAGATATTTTTCTTTTAATTATTTTCTAACGTTAAATGGTAGTTATTAAAAAACACGTCACTAACTAACTCTTTAAAATATTTCTATATTTTATTTATCAATATGAACTGATAGAAAATGAAGGTAAGAAATACCCCGTAATAGTTAAAATCACCGACTATTAATTTACGTATTTATAATTAAAGATAATTAACATTGATACTTAAATCATTAAACTCATTATCCAAACCATTTTGCATTTTATTTACAATCGCCTCATCAGAGGTTTTATAGGCCTGGTAAATATAATTTATCTGAAACGTCTTCTGGCAGTGGCCACACCGATAGCGCTGGTACCCTGAAGGCGCAGTACCATGCTTTTTAACAGCATTCGTTCTGGAACAATAACGACAACAAACCCTTCTTTTGAACATAGCGCATCTCCATATTTTTATATATAAATTCTCAGCACGTTCAGTATTTCAATATGTCCTTACTCACACATAAAAACAACTCTTTACATATTGAAACACGATCAATAATTTCAATCAAACGCAATAAACCGAGCTTTTACAACTAAAAAC from the Limnobaculum zhutongyuii genome contains:
- a CDS encoding IS1/IS1595 family N-terminal zinc-binding domain-containing protein, which encodes MFKRRVCCRYCSRTNAVKKHGTAPSGYQRYRCGHCQKTFQINYIYQAYKTSDEAIVNKMQNGLDNEFNDLSINVNYL